A section of the Pedobacter sp. HDW13 genome encodes:
- a CDS encoding cystathionine gamma-synthase has protein sequence MKFATKAIHAGQEPDPTTGAVMTPIYQTSTYWQKSPGDNKGYEYSRGTNPTRKALEDCLAALENAKYGLAFSSGMGATDAVLKLLQPGDEVITGNDLYGGSYRIFTKIYTKYGIKFHFLDLSKPENILPYINDKTKLVWIETPTNPTMQIIDIEGVAKITKEKNLILTVDNTFASPYLQNPIDLGADIVMHSVTKYIGGHSDVVMGALVTNNEALYKDLWFIYNACGATPGPQDAFLVLRGIKTLHLRMKAHCENGERIARYLKTHPKVDKIYWPGFEDHPNHDVAKKQMRGFGGMISITLKGADLQETFRISSNFKVFTLAESLGGVESLINHPATMTHGSIPREEREKVGVTDNLLRLSVGVEDIDDLLEDLERALA, from the coding sequence ATGAAATTCGCAACTAAAGCTATACACGCGGGTCAGGAGCCTGATCCAACTACAGGTGCAGTAATGACACCGATTTATCAAACGTCAACCTATTGGCAAAAATCGCCCGGTGATAATAAGGGGTACGAATATTCGAGAGGCACAAATCCTACGCGTAAGGCTTTAGAAGATTGTTTGGCTGCTTTAGAAAATGCTAAATATGGTCTGGCTTTTTCGAGTGGGATGGGTGCTACCGATGCAGTATTAAAATTATTGCAGCCAGGTGATGAGGTGATTACCGGAAACGATTTGTATGGAGGATCTTACCGTATTTTTACTAAAATTTATACGAAGTATGGCATTAAGTTCCATTTTCTGGATCTTTCTAAGCCTGAAAACATATTGCCTTACATTAACGATAAAACTAAGCTGGTTTGGATAGAAACACCTACCAACCCAACCATGCAGATTATCGATATTGAAGGGGTAGCTAAAATTACCAAAGAGAAAAATTTAATTCTTACTGTTGATAATACCTTTGCATCGCCATATTTACAAAACCCGATTGATTTGGGCGCTGATATTGTAATGCACTCGGTAACCAAATACATTGGCGGCCACTCTGATGTGGTAATGGGTGCTTTGGTAACCAATAACGAAGCATTGTACAAAGACCTTTGGTTTATATACAATGCCTGTGGAGCAACCCCCGGACCTCAGGATGCTTTTCTGGTTTTAAGGGGGATTAAAACACTTCATTTAAGGATGAAGGCGCATTGCGAAAATGGCGAGCGTATAGCGCGTTATTTAAAAACGCATCCAAAGGTGGATAAGATCTACTGGCCGGGCTTTGAAGACCATCCGAACCATGATGTGGCCAAAAAGCAAATGCGGGGTTTTGGCGGCATGATTTCAATTACCTTGAAAGGTGCCGATTTACAGGAAACTTTTAGGATTTCATCAAATTTTAAAGTATTTACACTGGCTGAGTCGCTCGGTGGAGTAGAATCGCTGATTAACCATCCGGCTACGATGACGCATGGTTCGATACCGAGAGAAGAGCGTGAGAAAGTAGGGGTAACCGATAATCTGTTGCGTTTAAGCGTTGGGGTAGAAGATATCGACGATCTTTTGGAAGATCTGGAACGTGCGTTGGCTTAA
- a CDS encoding TIGR02757 family protein, whose amino-acid sequence MQFLELKNFLDHKVEQYNRPNFIVNDPVCIPHLFEKKQDIEIAGFFAAVLAWGQRKTIINKCRELLNRMDNAPYDFVLHHNDGDLKRLLNFKHRTFNDTDLLYFISFFKMHYNHFDSLEQAFVPKQDVFLDAYLEVSSAGSEPFNTSGVCLTGQLQISIEQCLNYFRQYFFSLDDFPYRTKKHISSPKQKSTCKRLNMFLRWMVRADDKGVDFGLWDTLKPKDLVCPCDVHVDRVGRLLGLINRKQTDWLTAVELTNHLKEFDPLDPVKYDFALFGLGVEKVF is encoded by the coding sequence ATGCAATTCCTCGAACTAAAAAATTTTCTCGATCATAAAGTAGAACAATACAACCGGCCTAATTTTATTGTGAATGATCCGGTTTGTATTCCACATTTGTTTGAAAAAAAACAGGATATCGAAATTGCGGGTTTCTTTGCTGCAGTACTCGCCTGGGGGCAGCGTAAAACCATTATTAATAAATGTAGGGAGTTGCTTAACCGGATGGATAATGCGCCTTACGATTTTGTGCTACATCATAACGATGGGGATCTAAAACGCTTACTGAACTTTAAACACCGCACTTTTAACGATACTGACCTGCTTTATTTTATTTCGTTTTTTAAAATGCACTACAACCATTTTGATAGTTTGGAGCAAGCCTTTGTGCCAAAGCAAGATGTTTTTCTTGATGCATATCTGGAAGTATCTAGTGCAGGAAGCGAACCATTTAATACATCTGGGGTTTGTTTAACAGGTCAGCTGCAGATTTCTATAGAACAATGCCTTAATTATTTCAGGCAGTACTTCTTTTCGTTGGATGATTTTCCATATCGCACGAAAAAGCATATTTCTTCGCCAAAGCAAAAATCAACCTGTAAGCGTTTAAACATGTTTTTAAGGTGGATGGTAAGGGCTGATGATAAAGGCGTTGATTTTGGGCTCTGGGATACATTAAAACCTAAAGATCTGGTTTGCCCTTGCGATGTGCACGTAGACCGGGTGGGACGCCTTCTTGGACTAATTAACCGCAAGCAAACCGATTGGTTAACGGCGGTAGAATTAACCAATCACTTAAAGGAGTTCGATCCCTTAGATCCGGTTAAATACGACTTTGCTTTGTTTGGCCTTGGCGTAGAAAAGGTATTTTGA
- a CDS encoding Crp/Fnr family transcriptional regulator, whose amino-acid sequence MIAVNLSDEDRWKKYNNFSPLISIFKKFHPLNDEIEKRINQHTFPISYKKNKYLVSPVDRNKFLFLIVKGVVRGFIKDGNTEITTWIAKENEVVGTIRNLWVEGDSEEYLQALEDVDLIAIPHVLSEYLYENFTEANIVGRKMMEQYYRSAEERAYLCRISSAEKRYKRFLVSFPDLINRVSLKHIASFLAIRLETLSRIRAKI is encoded by the coding sequence ATGATCGCAGTTAACTTATCTGATGAGGACAGGTGGAAGAAGTACAACAATTTTTCGCCTTTAATCTCCATTTTTAAAAAGTTTCATCCACTCAACGATGAAATTGAAAAACGCATTAACCAGCATACCTTTCCGATTAGCTATAAGAAGAATAAATACCTGGTTTCGCCGGTTGACCGCAATAAATTTCTCTTTTTGATTGTAAAAGGGGTAGTAAGGGGATTTATTAAGGATGGAAATACAGAAATTACCACCTGGATTGCGAAAGAAAATGAAGTGGTGGGAACCATACGTAATTTATGGGTAGAAGGCGATTCGGAAGAGTATTTGCAGGCATTGGAAGACGTAGACTTAATTGCCATCCCACATGTATTATCAGAATACTTGTATGAAAATTTTACTGAGGCCAATATTGTTGGGCGAAAAATGATGGAGCAATATTACCGCTCCGCGGAAGAGCGCGCCTATCTCTGCAGAATCTCTTCAGCTGAAAAAAGATATAAACGATTTTTGGTTTCATTTCCTGATCTTATAAACCGGGTTTCTTTAAAACACATTGCTTCATTTCTGGCGATCAGGCTGGAAACATTGAGCCGGATACGGGCTAAAATCTAA